The stretch of DNA GGCAGAAAAACAAAGGGAAACTACAGTATAAACACTTCAAGTATAGACaaacaaagcgaaactacaATATAAACTAGAAGTATAGAaaaacaaagcgaaactacaAATCCGAATTAACTCAGGCAGAAGTCAAGTGGCAAACATCTTCCCCAACTACCTCAGACCAAGAATTCAAATTTTCAAGGTCTGATACAATTACAGACCATGTTGCAAGAGCAACTTAATAATAAATCTGGTAGTATTAAAGAATGATAATCTCAGACATCAACTTTGTCACTGAAACAGCAAGAAAACGTTCAACATTAAAGGTTTCTAGAAATATTTAGTGATACAAAGCGAGCATTGGTTAATGTTTCCTTCACCTGTTAGCAActtaactataactataattaaaCGAACAAAATTCAAGAGTTAAACATCTGTCAAGCTTTATACTTGCacgaaacattttataaaacaagATTTCAGAAATCGGATGTTTTCTAAGTCTTTATGATTTTTGTGCTGTTAAAAAGATTACATGGATGGAGCAAACTTTTTGAGCTCATTAGATTTGTATCAACATGACATAATAATTcagatataatattttactatttgaAACACTTCAACTTGCTCAATTACCTTAGCACCaagtttattagttttaaatatatctaaaaaatCTATAGAGCACTCAACTTGCCTGTTGAACAAAAATATACAGATAACTTATTTTTGATAACCAAACTCAATGCATTAAAATATCTGACAACAGCAAAAAATCTAGAATCATTTAGTGCATTCAATAATTTACCAAACAAAACATGGTCTGGCATAAGTGCTACGATATTTTCTTTCAATTAACTCCAATAAGACAGAGGTGACAGTGAAATGGTTGTAGAGTTAAAAGATGCATTAGCAAAAACCAGCCGACTATTTTGAGCACAAAAAAAGTGATGAGGGCTATCCGTTTTTGCCAAATTCGGTGTAGACTCATTTTTATACGATGATTTAACTTACACCGTAAATtctatatttgtgaaataaatCTAGATTATTCTTAGCGTAAATTGTTagagtttattttaaaaacaaatcattGTACATATGGTATGGTAAGTGCAACTTCCCAACCAAACAGCAATGTATCTATCTCTACAATCTTTACTTGCTAGGACAGAAATGGTTAGACTGGAGAATTGCAGTGTTATATGAAAAAACATATATGCCTATCTCATAGACATAAATATTGACCTTCGAAATTATCATTGGTGACTTCATAAAGTCTGTATTTACAGAGTTTTTCTAGTTTCCATTTTCATCTGTGATGGCGGATTACTTACCTTAAAATTGTAGTTTGAGGTTGAATGTCGTCAAGGATAGGGTTAGGACGATAGTCAAACTGGAAGAATTTCATTTCCACCCCGATGTCTAACAGTGTCACAGCTCTGATAACCAGTTGGACTGTGTCATTCTCTTTTATAGCTTCTGGAGTATTAAATTGAAGTTCTCTGAAGTTAAAAACAGCATTATCTAGATAGTATCTGTGTCTGGATAATAGCATTATCTGGATAGTATCTGTGTCTGGATAATAGCATTATCTGGATAGTATCTGTGTCTGGATAATAGCATTATCTGGATAGTATCTGTGTCTGGATAGCTTTTCACTGGCATTGTTAATCATAGATAAAATGCTTTTTATCacttaataaaaatacaacaaaaaagaaaaaaatggaaATACAGAAATCAAGAACTGTAAAAGAGCAATGTGCAGCATCATTCACAAGCCAAATATTCAACGTTTCTAGTTTGACGTATCCTGTTTCGAGGTAACAGTCACTATGGTTACTATAATTCTTACTTCTGTGAGATGTTGTAATCAACAGGAAAGTCATTTATAGTAACTTCAAAGTCCAAATCGTAATCCAAATAACCAACTTGTGCAATTATTTTGGTTCCTCCAGCATTGGGGCCATACAGAGGGTTGACATCGCTGACATACCAGTGCTGTAACGAGATCGAAATTGAAGAATTTAATCTGTGTAGCTGTTAAATATTTGTGTAAACTGTTACCATGTTCAAAAAGCTTCAACGTAGTCATGTGCCGCGAGGCAAAAAAATGGAAGCTTTTGTAATATTCCGAAAATTATCGGAAAattccgatactttttgatataatttACAGAAGTTTTGTGTACACTTATCTTTAGGTTATGAAATGAGATAAAAATTTAAACGATCATTTTGAAGTTTTGggacaaattaaaaatattaccgTTATTTGCAATTGAGAAACATTTATAGAGTTTAAACAAACCTTGCTTGAACAGATCTTTCGATTCTAGACAAAAACTGGAGTAAAACTGTACTTATGTCGGATTCTAAGTATCTTTAAAAATAACTCATAATCACAAATAACGTAGCCTAATAAGTCATATGATTTACACAATTGTGACTTACGCATTGTCTGCCTGTAAATTCTAAGTCCGCTTGTGCACCGCAGTCGCATTGGCCGCTTAGACTGTCACATCTTTTGTTGGAATTTCGGGTGAGATCAGAGCAGTCACAGTTGGCGCAGACATTTGTGTCTTTAAAGTACCTGTAGACACCTGCCGTCTCTTCACAAGACTCGCACATCTCTCCCGTGATACCTTCAGGGCAGTGACAGGTGTAGGCTTTTGTTTCAGGTTTGTGGAAATTGTAATATTCCGACATGGTGGCTGGTGCACCGAGTAAGGTGTAATTGTTTCCACCACAATGAGgtctacaaaaaatataaattatactttacattatttaaacacatttatttATCATGCTCTTTGAAATTATTGGGAAACATAAATTTCCAATCACTTGCTGTATTTAAAAAGATAATTTTTAACTTTGTGACTTGAAAACTTGCTGTATATTAGTCATGAGTTGATAACTAGCATCCAACTAGATGTCCCATAACAAAGACCAGTATGTAGAGCTGTATATATTTTGAGTTTTTAGCCCAAATTGTTAATCAACACTTTCAATATAGTATCAGCAGTTCCTCAAAGATCAAGTGATATGCCTGCATGGCTTACCGAAAGCAAATGTCGTGAAAGCAAATTTCCAATCAATTTGTGTATTTAAAAAGATAATCATTGACCATGTGACCTCAAAACTTGCTATATGCTAATCATGAGTTGAGAACTAGTGTCCAAGTAGAGGCCCCACAACAAAAAGCATTATACGTAGAGCTGTATATTTTGAGTTTTTAGCCAAAATTGTTAACCAACACTCTAAATATAGTGCCAGCAGTTCCTCAAAGTCAAGTAAGATGCCTACATAGCCTACTGAAAGCAGAGgctgtgtatatatttttgagagcgttttttcacaaaaaatgagTGTATAATCTTGGCTGGAGATGTTCGAGGCCTGTGGCAAGGGAACCTATACAACTGGAGACATGACCAGTTGTAGAGAGCCTTTTGAGGTTGGTTGAATTTCTTATCACCACCAGAAGCTTTTTTTAGAATTTGAACTCAAGCCTGTTGCTAGTAGTTCAGGTTAAATGTTGGTgtgtcattttttgttttttattcatcaaaatatacAACCCGTAGAGCAAGTAGCTAAGCAGCATGCATACgtacttgtacatgtacatgtatgcaagtTGTTGACCAATAGATTGACTAACAGTTATTAACCACAATCGGCATCTATTTGAATGATGCAAAATCTTGCCGCTTTTAAAACTCTATTGCTGAATGAAAGTTAGTTTAATAATTCCATTTACTTTTCACTTTAGTCATGGTCATTAGAGTAAACAGGTCATTATGTTGCTGccaaaaattaaaatgcttTTTATGATATAAAGCAGTTAAAATTCTCCTTGAAATGATGCAGTGATACGACTGTTGAACTCGGGCCAACTCTGCCTCAACATTTAACACTTTAAACAAATGATGCATTTTGATAGTGCTCATTCTGTAAGGTGTAGATATGATATCCGTGGCGTTCTTCGTGCTACAGCATTTTagtttgtaaaaatttaaaaataataatatcatCAAATTTTGAGCCTTTTTGCGCGCTAGATTTCTGTCGAAGTCAGTCAAGGCCACTGAAAGTACCCTTTGTTCTCTAACAGCCGGTATTCCAGCATGGTGcagggtgtgtcagaaaccctgaTGGCCGGTATTCTGGCATCCagatggctctgtttacaaatgatGTTtctaacagcgtaaaccaatcgaATTAGTTCACACACATGGTGTCAAACCCAAAGCATTCATTCCATTTTTAAtcgttttcaaatattttacctacttctttcattgcaatttttattgaaacgatATCGCAAAAAAGACTTATAcaactcgtttgttggtaggtcatgtaTGATTGCGATGCAAATGAAGAACTATATGATACTGACTATAATTTTCTAGATTTTTGTGTCATGAAACGATGATGAATGTGTGCTTAATGGATATGATCCTACTGTaaagatttttacaagttttaagtcatacggaattttattgttttaacccAAAAAACGTgaagcattttttttatttggtgACATTTGCCGTATGTTGCCTAACTTTTTCACTAGCGTTTTACCAAATATTGTTGTCTCATGAGTTTACTTTAATGTATTTaataagtttaaaaacttttgatcatttaacaaattaacagggatactgacacacatcGACAAAGATGGCCAGGGTTTAAAAGGTTGATGTTGTAGTGATCGTTAAAATAGCCATTCATTCCATAGAGTTGcatgcaaattttaaaattatttctatcTTCCGCTGTACCAGATTGGCTCTTTCGACAAGAAGAATATGGTATCTAGGAGTAAAAGAACAAGTCAAGACATGCTAAAATTTCCATTCCTTGCAGCGGCTGGCCAATAAATAGATTTGTTGATCCTCACCCTCTAGATGATGTCAAACTGCATCACTGATATATAGTACAGTACTCTTAAAGATGTTCTGGGTTCTGGCCCTCTTCATTTAGGGAGTTGATGGTTTAATTTCCATCAGCCTGAGCCATACACAAGTGGTACCGGATAGTAAAtgatttttttgctattttttcgaGCTTTCACGAGTTCGTCATGGCAAAAACTGGTACTAGTAAATCTGAATACAACCCAATATCAGTGTCGTTATTTCTTACCATGTAGAGTTACCATTTATATTGGTCTAGACTAGACACTACATGGAAGACGTCAACACCTAACAGTTTTTCCAACTATTGCAATGAAGAGCTAGTTTTAAAATGTTCAATTGCAGTTATGTGATTGCTAATAACCAACAGATTTTCGTGTGCTAACAAACCCCCTACAAGAGAAAAGAATACCGCGAGTGGTTCAATTAGTTTTTTCCATTGGATAGTGTTACTTGCACCCGATCTCTTCTACTCTAACTAGGGTTTGTTTAACTGGTAGACAGTGACTCACACTTTTAGTAAGGCTACTAGTCATTGTACCAAAGCTTCCAATAAAAccaaattgaattttaaattaaataaatttgaaacagCATTGTATTTGATGagtcaattttaaacatttctgtTGGCTTCTACATAGTTCCTACAATTAGTATCGTACTGTTGAGCACAATCCGCTAAATAAATAACTCCACTTCAGTCTGCTTACCTGGCATGTAAGGAGAGGCCACTCAGCTGATACCAGTTTTCATTTGGCCCATTTATGCCTTCATGACCAATCAGCTTGATTCTTACATCACCAACCAGTGAATCACTGAGTTGATAGTCTTCTTCTCCAGGTCCAAGTATTGGAATTGTAAAATCGGATGAAAGCTCACtgaaaatgtaatataacattGAATCTATCAGCATTACACGAAGCCTCAGATTCTTGATCTTCCTTAATGGCTAACCAAAAATCTGACCAATTCATACACGGTAGTAGCTGCTCTCTTTACATCTCCTTCCCCCACCTCCCTAAGAAAGAGCTTTCATATGCTTAAGATGAGTGCAAGCTTTAAGTCAACAGGAATGCTAAAATCTTTCAGCTAAATATACTATTACAGCATTCATAGCCTGAATAAAAGTGTTTGTTAACTGCAAAGATGCTTAATAGTAGTGCATATTTGTtgatatgcatatttatttgtttgtctaCACCATGGTAGAGCGGCATGATCAAATAGTCTGTGTATCGAAAAGCTTTGTAGCTATCTGGTAATTGTCAAACATCTCGTCTTGAAATAaatcatttttctatcattaaaaatgatgtttttaagAAACAGGTttcaagaaatttaaaaaaagactaCATTTGCCAAAGTATTTGGCTTAAATGTGCACCGGTTTTTTAAAACTCAATAAACAGCAAGACAAATGGATGAGAAAAAGTGCCGAACTCACTTAAAGTCCTCAGATAGACTTATAAAATCTTCTAATTTGTAACACTTTGGGGGCAAGGGCTGATCTGTACTTCTCTTTCTCCGTGATGGTAGCATTACTTGAACCACTTCCAGAGGAATAGGAGTTACTGGTAGGCCATAGTCACCAGTACAGTTTTTTGATACAAACACTTGAGCTCTAGTCTGAGAATCGAGTCCAACAATCTCTACTTCTATTGCTGAAGGAAACTTGTATCCATATTCGTTATAGAAGCTTCCACCAATAGCATAAACCTGAGCAAGTGAAAATTTTCTAATTAATGGCGGTTTTTAAAAATCCTACAACTTCAAGTCCATTTTACAAAACTCTATGCTGCTATATTATTTCAAGCAGAATAACTGACAGTGACTGCCAAAACTTGATTGACACGCTAACATAGCCagcaaaatgaataaaaaaacaccTGTAGACGCTTGATTCAAACCTAGTTGGTTCCAAAAAAACACTTATTTTGGCTAATAAGCAATTTTAAAACCTGAGTGACAGACTTTTGTAGTTAAGTTATACAAGCCATGAAGATAATTTGGTAAGATAAACTgaaaacaactccaacaaaTGGAGAAGTGCATcgagaataataataatactaaatgaaataaaatcaataataaataaaataatcggGAACTTCAAACCTTAAATTTTCAACTGGAACACTCTGCAAGTGCGCGGTAATGCCTTCCACTGTAAGTTGCATTACCGTTGTAATGCAACTTACAGCGGCAGTTGCATCACAGCAACTACCACTCTGGCAGTGATGAGTATGATAAAAGATattcaggtgtaataactatgcttATAATTATTCCGCATTGTCAATAGGTGGTGTCATTGTCAATTGGTGCTGATGGTAGTGTGTTTGATTGTAAGTCAAATGTttcaagttcaaatcctgtgcaATGCAATAACATTTTGCAAACTTCAGCTGTGGCTTTGGACGGGTAAGGCTCACAATATGGTAAAGTTCATACTATCTACAACTCTTTTGATTACACCCTAGCATACTAAAATGATAAACAAACCTTCCATAGCCAGTTTTTTATAGCTAAGCTAATGCAAAGCTGTTTATAGTTAAAAGAGATGGTAGCCTGATTGAGTGTCAACGATATGCACATTGCAGATGCTGATGTGGCAGTGAGTCTCTGTAGCTTAAGCATGTAGCCTAAAAACTTACTAAAAATAGAACACAAGGGTTGCAAAAATGTAAAGCCCAATAAATTTTggcatgtttttttttgtcaaaataaaTTGGATTTCCTTAATAGACTCTGTCTGCCTCAATGCAATTATACATTCTGATGTTGTCTAATATTCATTTCTGCTACCTAATTGCAATATTTAACATTTTAGCACAACTAAAATATTAAGTATTTTATGTGTTACATTTTGTGAATAATGACAGACATTTAAAATATTGTTCACTGTATGTGTTTAAGCTAGTTGCATACAAGTTTGTTCAGGTTAGCCTGTGATAAACTATGTGTGTAAGGTATGAGATGATGCAAGGTTTTTGGGAAAAAAGCAAGCGCTGCATCTGTGCAGCTCTCTGGTATGAGTAGAGAACTCGGAGAGTTTTTGTGAAAAATATAATAAGAAAACTGTGCCTTATGAGCCTTGtatctatgtgtatgtgtataaaagtatgcaatgataaaatatatttatatatgcttATATGCTATGAAATGCTTATAATtagatatataagtatatgtaattatttataggtatatatatttaagaatgtatttatatatatactatattcaagtatatatttaactatatttatatactgaaatatatatttgagtatctatatatatactcctCAAGGTTGGTCGTATGTGTACTCATCggtttgattgtccagctatagctattattttagcattgcaccTACACGTTACCAATGCCCGGCTAGGAAATTTTGATCCAAGGCgttattatatttgatttaCCGTAACCACACGCTATTTATTTTAGCAATGCGCCCACATGTTGTGATGCCCCTGCTGAAAAAAATTTTaccgtaaggttcaattactatatatgaATTCAAGGCTAATACTTCTTACGCAGACATTTATAGGAAGAGCTTTGACATTCTCTCTCTCCatttgatcagacaaagacagtacagtatctcatttttaaatttgcacCAGTATCGATTGTGTAGTTGGTTTTGTAGTGTTTTATGTAgtagaaataaattaaaataaaaaataaaaaacagctgcggagtttttcaaacaactgtagcttttcaacttcatatcacgagaaaaatgttttgcgcaggtcaaataaatttaaaaatctaaaacagctataaaatggtttagatgtaaatgtgaaataattagcaagtaatagctaaactaagtctgttttgctacgattacaataaaatatgcttCGGTAATGATAAATGAatacaaaatgagaaaacaaaataaaaatcttgaataagttgaatgaataataacaattgttgtATGGAAGggtatgtgtataaaaaaggctactgctccaccagaagctattcatcaaaactttgaatacgacggatactagtaataaaaaggtctttgcacagaaaattgatttgtatttaatatataagcacatttgccattttaacttttaaactacatatcatgagaaaagtgttttgtgtaattgaaatcatttagaaaaaacaaaaacagctttgaaggtttttaaattttgccaataaatgtaaatttcaaatttcatatcatgagaaaaaatttTTGCGCAGGTCAAAgacattgaaaaataaaacaattataaaagggtttaggtataaatgtgaaataattagcaattaagaagctaaattaagtcggtttgcTACGATTATGATAAAAGGTTATTCGGtaattcggtaatgatacaattaatacgaactgagagaacaaaataaaaatcctggatatgttgaattaataataacaattcttgcatagaagtgtgtgtataaaaaaatgttacagTACCATCAGAAGCTATGCatcaaaacttttctcatgaaatgcaagaaagtgcgctattgggaacagctaagatcttgaggcaagtgctcaaactctcaggtctctgatAGGGGCCCTGAGTTAAAGCAAAAGTTATCACCCATATGGGTAAccggggtgagaaaacaatttatatatacatgtatacatatatatatttaccatatatatatataaatatacttatatatatatttatataaatatatatatacatttctaaacaaaaatctatcacactagagacgatcctagatgcagactgtgcaaagatgcacctgagaccatccaacacatcatcagtggatgcaagcagctagcaggtaacgcatacactgagcggcataatcatgtcgcaggtattgtgtatagaagtctatgtgatgagtatggccttaataaaccacaacactggtgggaagctcctggtaaggtaaatgaaaatgaccgcgctaagatcctctgggacttctacatccaaactgacaagcatgtcctagcaaaccaaccagatatagtggtggtagaaaaggagaacaagagggctactataatagatatagcagtacccaatgactgcaatatagccagcaaagaaaaagaaaaggtagagaaatatctccctcttggagaagaaattgaaaaatgctggaatgtaagaacaactgtaatcccagtagtcattggggcactgggtgcaataacaccggcgcataaaatgtggcttgcccaaataccaacaacaatcaactcaggtgagttgcagaaaagtgcgctattgggaacagctaagatcttgaggtgagtgctcaaactcccaggtctctggtaggagacccgggttagagcagaatttaccacccatacggggtatccggtgtgaggaaacaattttttatatgtatatatatatatatatataaatatatatatataattgtttccttgcCCCAGTTAATCCATATTGgcggtaatttctgctctaactcgagtctcctaccagagacctgggagtttaagaactcacctcaagatctttgctgttcccaatagtgaacttttctgcaactcacttagGTTGAATGCTGTTGGTATCttggcaagccacattttatccaatgactactggaattacagttgttcttacatcacagcacttttcaatctcttctccaagaaggggatatttctctaccttttctttgctggctatattgtagtcattgggtactgctatgtctattatagtagccctattgttctccttgtccaccacacctatatctggttggtttgctaggacatgcttgtcagtatggctgtagaagtcccagaggataaCTTAGCATGGCTATTTTTATTggccttaccaggagcttcccaccagtgttgtggtttattaagacTATACTCATTACATAGACTTATGTACAGAATACCTGCTACATGATTACGCTGCTCAGTGTATGTGTTTCCTGCTAaatgcttgcatccactgatgatgtgtgttatgatatatatataacaaatgtaatatatatataacaaatgtaatatatataaaaaatgtaatatatatatataacaaatgtaatatatatatatataacaaatgtaatatatatataacaaatgtaatatatataacaaatgtaatatatataacaaatgtaatatatatatatatatatatatatatatatatatatatatatatatatatatatatatatatatatatatatatatatatatatatatatatatgtatatatatatatgggattTGTGTCCGTTGCCTGAgttctgagctgcactgattaggcttcaatagccgaaacactACTgtatgtagcatgagtatatgctccttCACTTCGGtctggttgagcactctgtgagaggtgcgacACTAtcagcctttgtgcaaagctcatcacttttgtgaatTGAGCACTCTGgagtcagcacattgactttcttaaaggctgttaggcaacttagttgtttcatggcagaaagtcaactctcattagtaatgggatttgtgtcctttgcctgagctctgagctgcactgatgagacttcaatagccgaaacagtgtTTTCTGTAAGATGagtgtgtgtatatattatacatacatatatatattatacattatatatatacatattataaatatatatatatctatatatatatagtctagataaaatatatagagaaaatatataattaatactataagatatatatattatatatatatctttataagTATACACATTTTCAGGATTTAATTACTCACCGACATCTGCTGAGGCAGCTTTACCAGCAGCTCTGCTTCATCAGTAAAATCTGAGATCCACCCTGATCCTTCAAATGCTCCCCACTTGCCATTGTAGTCTGAATATCGTTCTAGGCGGGGCAAAAAACTAATCTGTGATCCGTCCACACATGTGTTAGGATAAAAAGGATCTTTCACAAGCCCGAATGTGTCAAAATACTCCGATGGACATCTGCATTCTGGTAGATACAAGTATTTGGCTAGCGGTTCTCCAGAAAACATTGAATAAAGTTGGCTGAAAGTACAGATCATGATTGATTACATAAGCTT from Watersipora subatra chromosome 2, tzWatSuba1.1, whole genome shotgun sequence encodes:
- the LOC137388543 gene encoding uncharacterized protein: MKKQEPFIRLLLLAIIAQLIASIIAQFSGYVSEDDPVLYYTDWLRYLDESMVQIPPDKRVAGIQIPLDIEIVKPATTEHCEPEKGPYCYSLALPELEFDSVSPCANGGIFYECLNSNCSNPVQPFDLNSFSSNLTFFVNEVDAPEREVETSSECGLEVTADSLNFSAAASSCTLLERQPTARINISDLAGGSTMTFTVRKPASGSFLRIDGLTDEFGRNMVTELSIYLANDSVSNSTVWSSQSIPIVEHFKPLKLGEFAILFKSNGWAIFSEGELAMTVDISSSSPLIQLTVGLGSDNFTGDIKDIQFYTTAIDSNQLYSMFSGEPLAKYLYLPECRCPSEYFDTFGLVKDPFYPNTCVDGSQISFLPRLERYSDYNGKWGAFEGSGWISDFTDEAELLVKLPQQMSVYAIGGSFYNEYGYKFPSAIEVEIVGLDSQTRAQVFVSKNCTGDYGLPVTPIPLEVVQVMLPSRRKRSTDQPLPPKCYKLEDFISLSEDFNELSSDFTIPILGPGEEDYQLSDSLVGDVRIKLIGHEGINGPNENWYQLSGLSLHARPHCGGNNYTLLGAPATMSEYYNFHKPETKAYTCHCPEGITGEMCESCEETAGVYRYFKDTNVCANCDCSDLTRNSNKRCDSLSGQCDCGAQADLEFTGRQCHWYVSDVNPLYGPNAGGTKIIAQVGYLDYDLDFEVTINDFPVDYNISQK